The stretch of DNA ATCGGTCAATCAGATATGGGGCAATGAAATCACCGTGCTGATGGGCGATTGGCTTTATATGTCGGCCTTTGAGATGGCCTTGCAAGAGCGGCGCTTTGAAGTGTTGGACATCCTCACATCGCTGACACGCCAGATGACCGAAGGCGAACTGATTCAGCTTGCGCACATCGGCAATATGGCCATAACAATAGACGAATATCTGGAGATCATTCGGAGGAAGACGGCCTATTTATTCAGCGCTTGCACAGAGATTGGCGCGCTGATGGGCGGGGCCACGCGATTCCAACGACAAGCCCTGCGGGATTTCGGTTTGAACTTGGGAATGGCGTTTCAATTGATTGATGATGTGCTCGATTTCACATCAACCGATCATGTGTTGGGCAAACCAGCCGGCAATGATCTGCGTGAAGGGAAGATTACGCTGCCGGTGATTTACCTGCTGGAGCAGGCGTCTACACAAGAGCGACGGATCATTGAGGCAGTGATTCATGAGCGGGATTACAAACAGGTTGAGCGTTCCCAGGTGGTTCGTTTGTTGAACAAGTGTGGCGCATTGAGTCGCGCGCGGGCTGTCGCTCGTGAATATGCCATGCGGGCCAGAGCTTTGGTCGAAGATTTTGCTCCCTCTTCCAGTCAACGTGCCCTGATCGAGATGACGCTGTTTGTGACTGAGCGAAACCGGTAGCGGCTCGTCAAGCTAACTAACACCAATCGGCCTGCGTAAGACTATAAGACTACGTTTCGCGATGTACAAAGGAGGCCAAAACACTTACCAAGCGGCGATCTCCGGCCTTCTATCCTCGATTGGTATAACACTCACTTAAGGCTCTCCATAATTTCGTCCAGCGCCTCACGCGGCGGTCTCACCATGTCAAGCGGAAGTGTGGCCAACGGTTCGTCAACTAGGTTGATGAGCTCGAGGAAGTCCTTTCGCCCAGGCTCATAGTAGATTAAGCCCGTGACCAGCTCGCCTCGTTTCTGGGCCTCGTGAAGCACTTGCAGGGCTGCCAGCTTGTCGGTCGGATCGTATTGCTCGCTCAATTTTGATAGTACCAACTTCGACCCGTCATGCAGTTGAATTTCGCGTGACGTTCCTGGTTCGTAGTCAATCGTCATATCCTCGAAATGAGGGATGAAGCTCACATCACTCAAAGGTTCGTCGTGGTCTTTGACGTAACTATAGCTTTTAGTGGAGCCATCATGGTCATTGAAGGTGACGCACGGCGAGATAACGTCGAGCATCACCGTGCCTCGGTGTGAGATGGCTGCTTTGAGCAACGCGAGGAGCTGTTTTTTATCGCCGGAGAATGAGCGGCCAACAAACGTGGCACCTAGCTCAATGGCCAGGGCGCACGTATCAATCGGAGGCAGGTCATTGACGACGCCATTTTTCAGTGTCGAGCCAATATCAGCCGTCGCGGAAAATTGCCCTTTGGTGAGGCCATAGCAGCCGTTGTCTTCGATGATGTAGATCATGGGCAGATTCCGGCGCATCAGATGCACGAAGTGACCAATCCCAATCGAAGCGGTGTCGCCATCGCCACTCACGCCGATGGCGATCATCTGCCGGTTGGCTAACAGAGCGCCAGTGGCCAGAGCCGGCATCCGTCCGTGAACG from Blastocatellia bacterium encodes:
- a CDS encoding 2-oxoacid:ferredoxin oxidoreductase subunit beta, whose protein sequence is MSTMTTTSSPRKLNRIGLDIAIYKGGKTTLCAGCGHNAISERIIDAFFEMGVDPRRVIKLSGIGCSSKTPAYFLGSSFSFNGVHGRMPALATGALLANRQMIAIGVSGDGDTASIGIGHFVHLMRRNLPMIYIIEDNGCYGLTKGQFSATADIGSTLKNGVVNDLPPIDTCALAIELGATFVGRSFSGDKKQLLALLKAAISHRGTVMLDVISPCVTFNDHDGSTKSYSYVKDHDEPLSDVSFIPHFEDMTIDYEPGTSREIQLHDGSKLVLSKLSEQYDPTDKLAALQVLHEAQKRGELVTGLIYYEPGRKDFLELINLVDEPLATLPLDMVRPPREALDEIMESLK
- a CDS encoding polyprenyl synthetase family protein, whose amino-acid sequence is MTQAATNPPPTVEQIARHLFDPVQRELIEVERELQRQLHSPIQLIAQIGHYLHRGGGKRIRPALLLLSNKLFKQSATAPVIRLAAVVECLHMATLVHDDVIDQAELRRGQPSVNQIWGNEITVLMGDWLYMSAFEMALQERRFEVLDILTSLTRQMTEGELIQLAHIGNMAITIDEYLEIIRRKTAYLFSACTEIGALMGGATRFQRQALRDFGLNLGMAFQLIDDVLDFTSTDHVLGKPAGNDLREGKITLPVIYLLEQASTQERRIIEAVIHERDYKQVERSQVVRLLNKCGALSRARAVAREYAMRARALVEDFAPSSSQRALIEMTLFVTERNR